CGCCTGTTTGCTCAGCAGACAGCCGCACACCTGTGGCACCTGCCACAAGGTTCGCACTTCGTGCAGCAGCCTGCCCAAGACGTTGAGGGCATCGCCGGCAATGATCTGCGTGAGCATCAGCTCGGTGAGAGCGTGCTCCTGGGGGCCACTGGGATCGGTGCAGAGCAGCCAATGGTACTCATCGCATCCCTTCTGGGCTGCGTTCTCCGCACGACGCAGTCGCTGTCCCTCCTTGCGATCCTTGAAGCAATCGAGGCACACTCCAAAGCCGCACTTGCGACAGGTCCAGTGATAGTTGAACAGCGTGGTGTCGCACACGTCGCAAATCTCTCGGGTGCCCTTCACGGCCTTCTTCCAAGCGATGGTGCCGTCCGGATTCTGATGCAGCCTCAAAGCCTCCGCCTCCTGGCGCCACAAATAGCAAAACTGGTCGCCAGCATGGAGCAGGATGTATCTGCACACCTGTATGTCCATATAGCCGCTAGTCGGGGCAGTATTCCCGTCCGGCTGCCAGATGGCAATGTCCTCCGGCGAGGGCTCGCTGTAGGGATTCGGGAAGCCAACCACGCCCAACTCTCCTTTCTCGTTGAACTGAAGGCGTCGGAACTCATAGAACCGGCAGTAGACATCGCTGACGGCACTGGTTTCGCCTTCCTTGGTGGCTAAGTTCCTTCTTCGGCACTCGCGACACTTGGGAATTGGCGAGGATCCTGCTGCTGGTTTGGCCTGCTGCAGCTTGAAGCAGGGCAAATCCTGCAGGAAAATCGAGCGACTGGTCCGAAACTCATTGTGCCGCTGCTGCTCTTCTTCGGTCAGCGGTGGCACTTGACCCtggttctcctcctcctcctgctgggGCTGTTCCACCCTTAAAGCGGGTTTCTCCACCTCCCGGCAAGCTCTCTTTGTGGTCGAGGAGTCATTGGATATATGGATCTCTATGATGGATCTCGGTTCCGAGCGGGAGACCATTGGAGATGCACTCGAGGGCACAGTGCGCTTGCGGCTCGTTCTTGAGGCGACAAGGGCCGCCAGTTCTTTTTGCGACATTTCAGCTCTTCGGTCTTcggaaaagagagaaaaaggggaaaagagAAAGATCGAGGATTGAGGTTTATTTGGCGGTCTCTTCAACTGGCGACCTGGTAATGCTTCCCATGAGGAGGTGGCTGCTGCTCCGTGCTCCCTGCTCTTTCTCCATTACATTTTACTGTTTACTTTACGCCGCGAGTCTCTCGTTTTTCTCGTTCGGTCGGATTTCGCGCAACTTGCACACGGTTACAACACGCCCGATGTTGCAACGTTGCCGGTAATGTGGCGAACAACTTTCGTTGGCTTTCTTCTTCAATGCACACGCACATTTTAATGAATAGAGCAGAGCTTTAAGAGAATACAGCACAACTACTCACTGCCTCCACATTACCAGgcacacagaaaatgtttagaaCTAGGTTATATTAGCTTACATTATTCTAAATAGTTGTTatttctataatatttttataatattctatAATAATTGGTTCAGTGTAGGTAATAAGACCTTAAAAAGCAAATGACTGTAGATGAAAGTCATGCCTAGTTGATCTGAGTTAATACGAATACTGAAAATCATAGTTTCCAATGAAGCCTAACTAATCtgaaaactaatattttaaaaacctcaATCATATAATAAGGAAAGAAACAGCTcattgtctgaatgcattatCTTTTATACTTGTATCAGTAAAAttcgttttctttaaatcagcggtcggcagcgtcctattaaatgagcatagggtttcgttctgcccagccgctgctcgctcacgtacactgtagaacagcggtctgcacacccacatcgatgagctgtcAGTGTAAATTACGCACacgaatttaaaacaaaatgtcaaagtatgtgtgtgccgaccgctgctttaaATAAAGGCCTATACAAACAACAAGTAAAGCTTGTAAATAAATCATTACTGAGTTTCCTAATCATGTTAGTGTTTGTCTAGCAGATCACGAGAAATCCATAAATTAGAGAAGGAGTTTACCATACAATTGAGCTGTTCATCAAAAAATCACGTATACGACACGATGTGCCAATTATACTAGAGTGAGTTGTCATAGTTACtctgatgttattttttatggagAATGCTAAGCATGTGCAATTACGAGTGGCCAAATGAGGGTTAAAGATAAACACAGCTCATAAAAATACCCACATGTACGTAATTATCGCTATAATATGGGCGTCGGAAACTAAAAACTGGAGGAATACTTGATAAAGGCCCTCGAGAATCTCGCTGAGTTTGGAGAACCAAAAATTCAGCTATTTGTTGTTACTTCTATTACGAACATGATAATCAAATAAGGCGCAAACAAAAGGTTATCGCACGATATAACGAGGGTTCCGGGGGATTGGGAATTGAAACCAAGAGCTCTGCTAACAAGGGCAACAAGTGTCACCAGAAGTCCAGCAAAGCAAAGCGGAGGAATATGCAGAAGCCGGATAATTGAGGCGACACCGAGAAATTAACCCCAGTCaccaaaagcagaaaaaacaacacacacaTAGCGACACTACAAACATAGAGacttgtttgtgtttttgggcGTTCACCGAGCAGACCGTCGAGCAGAAAAGCCTTACGAAAAGCGGGAAGAGAGAAATGAGAAAAGCAGGAAAggcgaaaaaagaaaaccctaCAAGATACTTCCCCCTGTCCGCCCCCTTGCCCCTTGCCAAATTGATCAATCAATTCACTCGCTGACCTTTTAATTCGATGAAGGTCTGCACTTTATATAACCATCGCGGCACATCCGAAAAACAAATGTAACGCCCAATTATACACTCTTTCTCTTCAATAATAATGCTGCCTGATAACGCCGcgagataaatatttatgtatgctaCACTGCACTGCACACTAACCATTCGGAGCAGCTCGGCAACACTGGCCAATTACTACATCGCTCTAGATTTgttgtattcttttttttgttcaatgAATCTGTTTTGGCTCGCCCATTTAGAGGTGCAAATTCCTCAAATTTGCTGTGATAAATGCACAATTAATAAGCACTTGGCACTGCAGGGAATGCACTCGTTGCAATTCAGAACCGCTGCCTTTGTTGAGttttatcaatttaaatttgtgtacTGAATGCCACAAACACCAGCACACACTCACAAGCACGCACACACCCACACGGAAAACTTGGCGTTCCTGCATACAAAGTGGCTTGGATAGAACAAATAGATAGAACGGCATCGCACCGCCCTTTTGCGGGGAGTGGCCACTTCACTTACATTTACTTATTGCATGTTGTGTAACCGCTAGAATTTAACTCCTGTAATACTTTGCCCGTGTAAACTTCAGTCGATTTGAGGCgaaaaattcgatttttcaTTAGCACTGAGCACTGAACTAGAGCTGGGCAAACGTCGATAACGATCACTCGGTGGCAACCCTAGTTTGGAGGGTAACTCCGCTAACGGATTAGTGAGTACACAAACCGTCAATTCGATATAATCGATTGTTGTTCCAGCTCTTACAGCTGTTCGGTGGGAAAAATGTCTTCggcgttaaaaaaatgttttaatttggcTAAAACTGTGGGAAATGCGACGGTCAAGAGCTTCCTGGCCGCTCCCAGGCAGGCATGGCCGGCCTGCAGGTGCGTCAGATCAGATAAAACCAAGTTTCACACAGGATAACTAACCGAAGCGCGCCTTTGTTTTTATGTAATATGTAGTGCGGTGGCCCTGCAAACGCCGCATGCTCCCGCGATGCAGATGCACACTTCCCCCGTTCGCCGGGATCTGATGGAGTTCTTCGACGACAAGAAGAACTGGAGCGAGAACGAGGTGAAGGTGGGTCGCGCGTGGCGCACGGAGGAGCTGCGCATCAAGTCCAACAAGGAGCTGCACCAGCTGTGGTTCGTGCTCCTCAAGGAGCGCAACATGCTGCTGACCATGGAGCACGAGTGCAACGACAAAATGGAGGTCTTTCCCAGTCCGGAGCGTATTGATAAGGTAAGGTAATCTTTGATAACAGGGATCACTATATAAAACCATTAATTGCAGGTGAAAATCTCCATGGAGAACCTGGAGACAGTGGTGAGGGAGCGCAACAAGGCGTATCATCTGCTGGAGACCGGTGAAACCGGTGAGCGGCCCCACAAGGCGGTGAAGAATGCCTTTGGCCTGCAGGTCACCTACAGAAGCTGCGAACACTACCTGCCGCCCTTCATGAACCTGAAATGGATAAAATCCCGCAACATTGGCTTTGGTGGTCGGGCTGTCAACAGATTCCTGCTGAAGTACCGCGAGAAGCTGTACAATGCCAAGCGCAAGGCCAAGAAGTGGGTTGCCCTTCGTTCCTATCGAGAATCTCCATTAAAATCCTCTTTCTTTTCCAGTCGCTCCCGCAACGAAGTCATGATGATCCTGCGCCGCAATCCCAACTTTGACCTGGATGCGCTGCGTCGCCAGTTCCCCGATGTAAATGTGGACAAGCTGCGCAACGACGACAAGATTCGTGGTCACTATGTGCCCAAAGTTGGCGTTTGAGCTGGAGAGGATTGCAGTtacttagtaaataaaacaagaaaatactaTTAACATTCTTTATTCATCGTCAAACTTAATCTTGGTGCCCTGAAAGGCGGCGATTTTGGGCTTGAACTTCTGTTTGGCCACCCAAGACGGATGCATGCCGTCGGTGGATGAAGGAGGTGCGGTCGCAGTTGAATGATTGATTTTGGGAGCAGTGATTTCGGCCGCCTGACCATCATCGCCGAATGTGATCTTCTTGCCCTTAAAGTCACCGATGATgggcttctgctgctgcttggccAGCCAGGAGGGATGACGGTCGTCAGTTGGCTTTTTCGCTTTGAACTCTTGCTGTCTCTCGGGTCTTTCACGGTATGTATTTGTCCGTCGCTCTTCGTGGCGGAACTTTTTGACTGGCGGTGGTTTTTGTTCCTCTTCAGCTTCGCTGTCATTGTCCCCGGAAAGAACCACCGCGGTGGACAAGTAGGGCTGTCCAGATTCCGTGATGAAGAAGGGATCGACCACATGTGTGGGACGATTGCTGTCAGGAGTGGGTTCCTCTTCATCTTCCTCAATGCTAGGCTGCCTTTCTGGTCGAGGTTTGGGCTTCTGTTCCTTGGCTGGCTTTCTTTCCACGGGTTTTGGTTTGGGTTCTTTTGGTTTGACTTCTTTTTGGGGTTTTGTGCTATTTTCATTAACTTTCTCAACGGATTCCTTGTTGAAAACTGGCTTAGGAGTCGCTGGTCCAGGCATCTCATCTTTTTTGGAAAAAGGTTTGTCTTTCCTTAGGTTCTTCTCCTTATTGGCCACTTTCTTGTCCTTTTTCTCTTTGTTAAGAGCTGTAGGTTTCTCTGTTTTGGCTGGAGTCTCAATCTCGGAAGTCTCTTGCTTTTCCACCTGGGCTCCTTCTATAGTAGATGTATCCTCCGCTGCCGTTGGTGGAACCTCTGCTCCGGGTACTTTGTTCTGCTCCAACCACTCTAATCTGTTCTTGGTCTGAGCCTTCTGCTCCTTGAGCTCCTTGCGTTTCCTCTTTCGCTCCTCAGTGCGTTCTATTTTGACCCGTCGCTTGCTCGTCTCCAGGATCTCCTCCCGCCACTTGGCCTCCTTATCGGTGGTCAGCTTGAGGGTCTCCACGAAAGTGTCCACCAGTCCGTGCATCAATTTGTTTAGCCGCAGCATGGCGATGCCCAGTTCATCCGGAGTAGAGCGCTCGTTGGCGATCACTGCATTTGGATTTGTGCCCTCTTGGAGGAGCGATTGACGCACTATGTCCAGACATTTCAGCGCCTTCAACTGGGAAAGGCATTCGCTGTTTTTGCGCAGACGAATCTTCTCCTTTTCACTGTCCGGATTTTTGGCCAGAACATCTTTGGTCTTTCGCAGCTTCTGGACGAGCTTGGCGATGGTCTGTGCGCGTGCCTTCTGGATCACCTTCTTGTTGGTTATAACCTGTGGGGAATCTCATTGATCAACAGGCaccagttttaattaaaattaattatttaccaAGTTGTTGAATTTCAATCTGTCCATGCTGTTTTCGTAACAGTGGTGGGCGATCTATTGGGCACAGGTTTGCGTCCATGCTAAGAAATGTTTGTCAAGGACATGCCAACCTGGTTTACTATCGTTCTTTTTTAGAACGCTgctatgaaaatattttaaattctgttgaattaaataaaataaataaacgttTTAATACATCCTAACGACGAGGACTACTCAATAGCAGTTCCGCCAATAGTcatttttaaaacgaaaaacatcgatgataGCGgccaaacatcgatgtttcgaTGCATCGGCGTATCGATGTttccatcgatgtttctccacTCTAAGCTACGTACAGCCTAGATTTCATCTACATTTTATATAcgaatttattgttttcctGCGCCGTTAATTGCAATTACTGCACGGAAATCAAGAGTCGCACCGTCGAGGAGTCCGCCTGTCGCACCGTTAGCCGCGAACGAGACGTGAAACGTGCCCCAGCAACTGCGCCGCGCgcgagagcgagagagggAAAGAGGAGCGGAAAAACAAGGAGGAGCTAGCTGAAAAGGCAGCAACAAAGAAGGTCCGCAGCCCCGGcaggcaaaagaaaaataaggaAACTAAGAAAAAGTCGAAATATAACGCAGTGCGGTTAATTCCTACGTGATTCCTGTGAGATTCCGAGATTAATTTGCATCGGGGGCCTGCAGCGCCcgagtttaatttttagtttgagTCATTgatctcttctttttttcgcccGTCTGGCTGTGTGCATGCAGTGCGTGTGTGCGAGTGAGCGCCAGTCGCAGTGACTCAGTGGCGTGCATTAATTCCTGCCTAATTatgcctttaatttattttaatcaatcttaattaataatttactcCACTTGCAGCCCATACACACattcacccacacacacacacgcacacaacaaGCGCACGGAGAGAGAGACTGCAGCTGCGGGCGCTCGACAAAGAGAGTAAAGCATCGATCGCGAGAGAGAAACTGTGACTGCAACTGTGACCGCGACTGCGACAGCGACTGTGACTGCGAGAGCGACTACGGCAAATCGAAAACGGACGCCAAATGACGGAATACAAACTGGTGGTCGTGGGAGCCGGAGGCGTGGGCAAATCCGCGCTCACCATCCAGCTGATCCAGAACCATTTCGTGGACGAGTACGATCCCACAATCGAGGACTCCTACCGAAAGCAAGTGGTTATCGGTGAGTACTCCATCTGAATCTTTGTCCCTTTCGagaaatttcgaattttcccCCCCCGGATTCTAAATCTCTTCCGTTTCTCCACAGATGGGGAAACCTGCCTGCTGGACATCCTGGACACCGCCGGCCAAGAGGAGTACTCGGCCATGCGCGATCAGTATATGCGAACCGGCGAGGGCTTCCTGCTGGTCTTTGCCGTAAACAGTGCGAAGTCCTTCGAGGACATCGGCACCTACCGTGAGCAGATCAAGCGCGTGAAGGACGCCGAGGAGGTGCCCATGGTGCTGGTGGGCAACAAATGTGATCTGGCCTCGTGGAATGTGAACAACGAGCAGGCAAGAGAAGTGAGTACAGGCCTCCAGGGTTCCAAACGAGTATTCCATTCATCAATCTCACTTCCCAGGTGGCCAAACAGTACGGCATTCCATACATTGAGACATCCGCGAAGACGCGCATGGGCGTGGACGATGCATTTTACACACTGGTGCGCGAAATCCGCAAGGACAAGGACAACAAGGGACGGAGGGGCCGCAAAATGAACAAGCCGAATCGtagatttaaatgtaaaatgctCTAAACGGCCTCGCATCGGTTATTATTCActttttatttcttcaaaTGTCGCCTGATTGTCTGTATGTGCGTCGGCGAATCGCCGATCGTCTCGGGATCGATGGTTTGTCCATTCTGGACATGCAATgcgaaaaacacacacatgtggCAGCGTGTTGGTCGGTGCAATTGTCAGATAAAAAGAgagaaattgtaattaatttaagtaaCTAGAGTTTTATGTACgtcaaaatgattttgtgaatgtgtgtgttttgtgtcGTTTGAAAGGCTGCGAGGCGCCCTTTTAAGAGTATTAACAAtaacaagcaaacaaaaacgaacgaagcaaatcgaaaacgaaaatgaaTATGTACCTCTACATAAAAACTATGAATACTGTTGTAACTGCCTTGGTTCAGCTGCTATATCCGTTTGTTTTCAACCAGCACTAAACTCGATTCTATGTTGTTTGTACTTTACCAGATAATCCGTGTTTGAGCCCGAATCGCGATGTAAACAATTATTGTGAACTTTTAGAACTCTGTTATCAATTAGTTTTAACCCGTCGCCATATACAATCTTTACCGCACACACGCACGAGCAGAATTCCATTAGTATTCATTTCATCATtagagaaaaaacaaaaaacaacaaacaaatgaCCGATAAGCTCACAGCTCGCACAAACGAGCGAATTCGCTAGCCCCAAACTAGATTTCTGTTGGGCTAAACACACTTCTGTGGTGCTACGACGATAAAATTGAAATCCGCATGAGTTCTTGAGAAAATGCCTTTCTTTCTACTTACCATACTGACAGATCAACCGGAGAGAAAAAAAGCAgccaattaaatttacattataTAGTTTGCTTTAAGCtttttatacatacatacatacatttaatatttaattttttgtattaatttttgccatacaAAAAGGAACGAAATAAATCGATTGTGTGTACTATTTAGCTATTGAGGTTTTAATAACGTTTAGGAAGGAAAAAAGTAAGTTAAATTATGTATTCGCCTTTTTATGATAAGGTCAATTTAGTTTACATTAATTTGAATTCTTATGTTGCGCGCGTAAGAAAACAATATGGCTGCGATTTAATTCGAATTCGAACGAATCTTCGAAAAATGCCGATACCTAATCGATAGAACTGGACAAGCTATCGATATAATGATTGATGTAGAAAAAGAGTTGACAGCTCCGAAATTGGGTTTGTGTCAATGGTGTGGAACTTGTGGATTTTATCAGACCGGTCACATTAATCgctaacaaaaaaattctgtgCTGTTTTTCGATCGGAAATTGTAATTTCACAAAAAGTTTATTGCATAATTGTAACTACGCCGAAAGCAGAAAGAAAAGCGAGTACTCAAGAGTACAACTACAGTACAGAAAGGTAaactaaaacagaaaagaacaTTGGACCGAAAAGTCCATTGACGCGGTCGCCATTTTGTTTTCGCCGACGCCGCCGACGTTTGTGTGTACTACTGCAGAAATTACAAAAACTACAAACACATTGGGGTTCCATTGCAGTCGACAATGAACATGGACGCAGGCAACTCCGTGGAGAACCGTGAGAAGGAGCGCGATCGTCGTGGACGCGGAGCCCGTGGCTCCCGTTTCTCGGACGCAGACGGTAATGGAAACGCCGGCGGCAACCagggaggcggaggaggaggcggtggcggcggcaaCAATGTTCGCGACCGGAGCCGCGAACGTCGCAATTGCCGGGTTTACATCTCCAACATTCCGTACGACTACCGCTGGCAGGATCTGAAGGATCTGTTCCGCCGCATCGTCGGCTCCATCGAGTACGTGCAGCTGTTCTTCGACGAGAGCGGCAAGGCACGTGGCTGCGGCATTGTGGAGTTCAAGGATCCGGAGAACGTGCAGAAGGCCATGGAGAAGATGAACCGCTACGAGGTCAACGGGCGCGAGCTGGTGGTCAAGGAGGACCACGGCGAGCAGCGCGACCAGTACGGCCGGATTGTCCGCGATGGAGCCGGAGGCGGTggtggaggcggcggcggcggaggaggcggaaaTGGCGGCAACaacggcggaggaggcggcggcggtggccgtGACCACATGGATGACCGCGATCGCGGCTTCTCCCGGCGAGACGACGACAGATTGTGAGTACCCCCTTATGCTAATATCCTGTATGTGTACTTCTCTTCGATGTTCTGGAGCAGGAAAGCAGAGTTCGTAGCACGCATAAATTACCCAATTCTCAAAAACTTCCCAGCTGGCAGTGGTCTCTGTTACATATTTATCAACGACTGCGGTTTCAATCAATTAGTTTGAGGTATTCTTATGTATGTTCAGTATAGATCGCTAGATATTGAATCTGTAAGTGGTTGGTTTTGTATTTAGAACGCATCAATGGAGCTCCTGTATTCAGAAGATATTTTCCTGCAGAAAATGTATTATTCAATTTAAGAAACTTCAAATTTAGATCGGTATCCGTTTTGGTATTTATGAGGAAACAGCTGAATTAGTTTTGTACTCCGAGCTCTTTAAGTTTTCGTATCAAAGTTCTTTTGTATATTCGGAATGTATATTTACCAACAAATcgcttatttaattaataggtATATAAGAATTATATATGTGCAAGGGctgaatatttatatttattccaAGAAAGGTAAATTGTTATATTCTGGTGATACTCAGTCGAATTTTATCTGTAAAACTTCACAATTTTCGAAGTTCTTTCGAAGACTCCGATgagttatatacatttatcagCGAGATGTTCCTGTTCTGTTTGGATTGTTAGGCGATTTTGAATTTATGTAGTTGGTTCTAGACAATTCTTTGGTGTCATTaccaatttgatttaaatttgtcaataatttacatttttatgagATTCTGTTTGATAAACCAAGGATGCTGCGATTACATTTCTAAATTGATGCATCGGAGTTACTTTATTTGAAGTCGTCGTATTTGAAGTCgcataaaaaagaaactaatacaagtaatttatttataaagctatttaaaagaaaagtgaaatatgaTTCGAAATTGGGTCAGTTTAACAGAAGGTAAACTAGCGAACGTGTCTGAAGATCCTGCGGCTCTCATGGCATCCCACTCTTTCGTAGCTGAAGCTTACCTGTGCTTTTTGTCATCTTTCTCTGGATCTCTGGCTTCTCTTTTTCTAGATCTGGgcgaaataattttaacatgATGTCAAATGATTATAATAATTCGTCGAATTACAATTTGTATGGGCTTTCTGCTTCGTTTTTGGAGAGTCTTGGCATAAGTGGACCTTTGCATAATAAGGTTTTTGTTGCTAATGtgagtatattgtattttaaacttCCAATAATCCTATGTATAGTATTCAACTAGACCGGACCACACTACAAATATGCTGCGTTTTGTTCTTGTTACGGGGTCTCTGCTTCGTATTTATAACCCAAGTAAATTACATCGTCAGGGAGGAATTTGTTTACTTGCCTTGATTGTTTCTATCCTCGAGATCCTTTCCTTGGGTTCCTTTCCTTTTTCGAATTTGTGATGCATTTCGAAGGTACAAACGAGAGACGGAAGTACAGGATGCGGTTATCGGACTGGGTAAAACTAAAAAGGACCTGGGTAAATCACCGGGAAACTCAAATGATTCCACAAGGCAAAAACTCTTTTTTCCAGATGGCTATACACTCTTTTTGTTTATTGTGAAATGTACACTTTTATCTGGTTTATTATGGGTCTTAGAAGTCTGCTTTACCTCCTCAAAGTTACTTTTTTGGCAACTTTAAATTGGGCTATTCAAAATCTTCcattgaaaaacattttatttcggTTTACTTGTTTAATACCAATTGGTTCGTGTGAAGCAGCCGTGACTTGGAAAGTTCCCTGACGGCTGGTTGGTTGCAGTGTTTTGCCTTTTCCACACTCCTCATATATGAATTTTCCGCGTAAATGGGTTATAAATATGAAGCAGCTCCAGGCTTAAAGAAATTCGACGTCGTCTTGGGCTATTGCATTGGGTTTCTGACTGACTCTCCTGAGATTCTCATCTATCGTCAGCATAGCTTTGCAGCATGGTTCTTGTCAAAGACAGTGGTTTGAATCAGCATGGTCGGTCGCCTTTCGAAACCATTTCAGTGGCTAAGCCATCGGATTGACACACTGCTAATCTCTCTCTATTAAACTACCTGCAGCTGGACTACAAGGTGGACAACAAGAAGCTCAAGCAGGTCTTCAAGCTGGCCGGCAAAGTGCAGAGCGTAGATCTTTCGCTGGACAAGGAGGGCAACAGTCGCGGCTTTGCCGTAATCGAGTACGATCATCCCGTGGAGGCTGTCCAGGCCATTTCTATGCTGGACCGTCAGATGCTCTTCGATCGCCGCATGACCGTGCGCCTGGATCGCATTCCGGACAAGAACGAAGGCGTCAAGCTGCCCGAGGGCTTGGGTGGCGTGGGCATTGGCCTGGGACCCAACGGTGAGCCGCTAAAGGATGTCGCCCACAACCTGCCCAACGGAGGTCAGAGCCAGGGACAGTTGCTTGGCAATTCGCAGCAAGGATCGCAGCTGGGTTCCGTGGGTAGCCAGCCCAACAGCAGCGCCGTGAGCAACGCCACCACCAATCTGCTGAACAATCTAACCGGCGTGATGTTCGGCAATCATGCCGCAGTGCAGCCATCACCGGTGGCTCCGGTTCAGAAGCCCAGTCTGGGCAATAACTCTGGAACCGGCGGTTTGAACTTGAACAATCTTAACCCCAGTTTGTTGGCCGCCGTGGTCGGCAACCTCGGCAGCCAGGGCGGCAATTTGTCCAACCCCCTGCTGACTTCGTCGCTGAACAACCTGGGTCTCAATCTCGGCAACTCGGGCAACGATGACAGCCTGGCCTCGAGCAACGTGGGCCTCTCAAACAACTATAGCAGCGGTAGCGGCGGTGGCAACAACTACAGCTCCGGCAACAACTACAGCGGTGTTGGCGGCTCCGGCAATGTGGGATACAATGCCTACAGCAGCTCCGGTGGAGTTGGCGGTGGCAATGGAGGAGGCGGCGTGGACAGCAACGATTACAACACGGGCAACCAGTTGGACCTCTTTGGCGGCGGCAGCAATGTGGGCAACTCGAATGTTGGCTCCGGCAATGCTGGCGGTGGGTCGCGCAAGTCGgacaccatcatcatcaagaACGTTCCAATGAGCTGCACCTGGCAGACGTTGCGCGACAAGTTCCGTGAGATCGGGGACGTCAAGTTTGCTGAGATCCGCGGCAATGATGTGGGCGTGGTGCGCTTCTTCAAGGAGCGTGATGCCGAGCTGGCCATAGGTGAGTGATATTCAAAATTAGAATCCTTTGTTTTACGAAATGCAACCCTCTTTTCAGCGCTCATGGATGGCTCGCGTCTGGATGGACGCAACATTAAAGTAACATACTTTTAAGTCAGGCCATTAAGTTCCGAGTTCTTCGGCTTTTGGCGCCAAC
This portion of the Drosophila takahashii strain IR98-3 E-12201 chromosome 3R, DtakHiC1v2, whole genome shotgun sequence genome encodes:
- the rump gene encoding myelin expression factor 2 isoform X1 is translated as MNMDAGNSVENREKERDRRGRGARGSRFSDADGNGNAGGNQGGGGGGGGGGNNVRDRSRERRNCRVYISNIPYDYRWQDLKDLFRRIVGSIEYVQLFFDESGKARGCGIVEFKDPENVQKAMEKMNRYEVNGRELVVKEDHGEQRDQYGRIVRDGAGGGGGGGGGGGGGNGGNNGGGGGGGGRDHMDDRDRGFSRRDDDRLSGRNNFNMMSNDYNNSSNYNLYGLSASFLESLGISGPLHNKVFVANLDYKVDNKKLKQVFKLAGKVQSVDLSLDKEGNSRGFAVIEYDHPVEAVQAISMLDRQMLFDRRMTVRLDRIPDKNEGVKLPEGLGGVGIGLGPNGEPLKDVAHNLPNGGQSQGQLLGNSQQGSQLGSVGSQPNSSAVSNATTNLLNNLTGVMFGNHAAVQPSPVAPVQKPSLGNNSGTGGLNLNNLNPSLLAAVVGNLGSQGGNLSNPLLTSSLNNLGLNLGNSGNDDSLASSNVGLSNNYSSGSGGGNNYSSGNNYSGVGGSGNVGYNAYSSSGGVGGGNGGGGVDSNDYNTGNQLDLFGGGSNVGNSNVGSGNAGGGSRKSDTIIIKNVPMSCTWQTLRDKFREIGDVKFAEIRGNDVGVVRFFKERDAELAIALMDGSRLDGRNIKVTYF
- the Rlb1 gene encoding serum response factor-binding protein 1, producing MDRLKFNNLVITNKKVIQKARAQTIAKLVQKLRKTKDVLAKNPDSEKEKIRLRKNSECLSQLKALKCLDIVRQSLLQEGTNPNAVIANERSTPDELGIAMLRLNKLMHGLVDTFVETLKLTTDKEAKWREEILETSKRRVKIERTEERKRKRKELKEQKAQTKNRLEWLEQNKVPGAEVPPTAAEDTSTIEGAQVEKQETSEIETPAKTEKPTALNKEKKDKKVANKEKNLRKDKPFSKKDEMPGPATPKPVFNKESVEKVNENSTKPQKEVKPKEPKPKPVERKPAKEQKPKPRPERQPSIEEDEEEPTPDSNRPTHVVDPFFITESGQPYLSTAVVLSGDNDSEAEEEQKPPPVKKFRHEERRTNTYRERPERQQEFKAKKPTDDRHPSWLAKQQQKPIIGDFKGKKITFGDDGQAAEITAPKINHSTATAPPSSTDGMHPSWVAKQKFKPKIAAFQGTKIKFDDE
- the rump gene encoding uncharacterized protein rump isoform X2; protein product: MNMDAGNSVENREKERDRRGRGARGSRFSDADGNGNAGGNQGGGGGGGGGGNNVRDRSRERRNCRVYISNIPYDYRWQDLKDLFRRIVGSIEYVQLFFDESGKARGCGIVEFKDPENVQKAMEKMNRYEVNGRELVVKEDHGEQRDQYGRIVRDGAGGGGGGGGGGGGGNGGNNGGGGGGGGRDHMDDRDRGFSRRDDDRFWTTRWTTRSSSRSSSWPAKCRA
- the Ras85D gene encoding ras-like protein 1, which encodes MTEYKLVVVGAGGVGKSALTIQLIQNHFVDEYDPTIEDSYRKQVVIDGETCLLDILDTAGQEEYSAMRDQYMRTGEGFLLVFAVNSAKSFEDIGTYREQIKRVKDAEEVPMVLVGNKCDLASWNVNNEQAREVAKQYGIPYIETSAKTRMGVDDAFYTLVREIRKDKDNKGRRGRKMNKPNRRFKCKML
- the mRpL47 gene encoding large ribosomal subunit protein uL29m translates to MSSALKKCFNLAKTVGNATVKSFLAAPRQAWPACSAVALQTPHAPAMQMHTSPVRRDLMEFFDDKKNWSENEVKVGRAWRTEELRIKSNKELHQLWFVLLKERNMLLTMEHECNDKMEVFPSPERIDKVKISMENLETVVRERNKAYHLLETGETGERPHKAVKNAFGLQVTYRSCEHYLPPFMNLKWIKSRNIGFGGRAVNRFLLKYREKLYNAKRKAKNRSRNEVMMILRRNPNFDLDALRRQFPDVNVDKLRNDDKIRGHYVPKVGV